From Methanomassiliicoccales archaeon LGM-RCC1, one genomic window encodes:
- the leuS gene encoding leucine--tRNA ligase, with amino-acid sequence MAYDYGAMEKKWQNRWTEAGLDKSDRDDSKPKFMAIFAYPGVTGYLHVGHLRGYTYLDAITRYKRMTGYNVLFPVGTHATGNGGISLFRKISRGDENTIDYLKRNGCTDEDIAKMKDPLSVIDFFNQVYQNDYWRKFGFLSDWRRFTCTLYPDYNKFIDWQFRKLHDAGMLIQKPYYAPVCPNCGPVAVDASETDISKGGKAETQEYTILKFRHGDEYLIAATLRPETVYGQVCFWVDPETEYKRVKYNGETWIVSPQAAEKLTLQKDGIEEVGSIPGKDMIGWMCEAPMIHREIPVFPATFVNPDVGTGLVTSVPSDAPDDWISLEAIKKNPEMITKYGLSKDILDKAVPISIIEMKGYGDFPAKDIIDKLGIKEPGDPKLLDAKHIVYKDGFHTGKMKDICGEFAGLRVQEAQEKMKQAMIASGEADVFYDLTEEVVCRCGSRVHIKRIDDQWFINYADPKFTQMTKDHCKDMELNPPEWSDNVYGVLDWFRERACVRLGNWLGTKFPYDDKWIIEAISDSTLYPVYYIISIYANEGKIKPEQMTEQFFDYAILGKGDVKSVSDSTGIPADLLDTIRKDVLYWYPLDLNLGGKEHMTVHFPAFLMNHVAILPPEMWPKGITVNWYITGKKDKSGEASKISKSKGGAQPIPGAAAKYGVDAMRLYYANVASMFVDVEWDEDTVMTYRQRVDKLMIAVQDLIASESDSPKSDIDAWLVSRFNNHLVAIRKAMDKNDLRAMTTIVYFDMFNDLKWYNRRGGNNKESILDAMKIWIQCMMPVTPHVAEELWEQAGFEGLVSAGQLPEPDQSKMSDAAEYGENLLRDAMSDITEIRKIAGIDVKKIVLYTSAQWKKDVMSMALDMMKEGKLTIPDLTKACMANEELRKNGKAVSSLAQKVAVEFQRSTVEQKLPLVTTDETALFTSAAKFLSEENGVPVEVYSADAEGIYDPQGKAKVAVPGRPAIYLE; translated from the coding sequence ATGGCATACGACTACGGAGCGATGGAAAAGAAGTGGCAGAACCGCTGGACTGAAGCGGGTCTCGACAAGTCTGATAGGGATGACAGCAAGCCGAAGTTCATGGCGATCTTCGCATACCCCGGTGTCACCGGATACCTACATGTCGGACACCTAAGGGGATACACCTATCTGGACGCCATCACCAGGTACAAGCGTATGACAGGCTACAACGTACTCTTCCCTGTGGGAACTCACGCTACAGGAAACGGCGGAATAAGTCTCTTCAGGAAGATCTCCAGGGGAGACGAGAACACCATCGACTACCTGAAGAGGAACGGATGCACCGACGAGGACATCGCGAAGATGAAGGATCCCCTGTCGGTCATAGACTTCTTCAACCAGGTCTACCAGAACGATTACTGGCGCAAGTTCGGTTTCTTGTCTGACTGGCGCAGATTCACCTGCACCCTGTATCCCGATTACAACAAGTTCATCGACTGGCAGTTCAGGAAGCTCCATGATGCCGGTATGCTCATACAGAAGCCCTACTACGCTCCTGTCTGTCCCAACTGCGGACCGGTGGCGGTCGACGCCTCGGAGACCGATATCTCCAAGGGAGGTAAGGCCGAAACGCAGGAATACACCATACTGAAGTTCAGGCACGGCGACGAGTATCTCATCGCCGCCACGCTCAGGCCCGAGACCGTTTACGGACAGGTCTGCTTCTGGGTTGACCCCGAGACCGAGTACAAGAGGGTGAAGTACAACGGAGAGACATGGATCGTCTCCCCCCAGGCAGCAGAGAAGCTCACGCTCCAGAAAGACGGAATCGAGGAAGTCGGTTCCATCCCCGGAAAGGACATGATCGGCTGGATGTGCGAGGCACCCATGATCCACCGCGAGATCCCCGTATTCCCTGCCACTTTCGTCAACCCTGACGTCGGAACCGGACTGGTCACATCCGTCCCTTCAGATGCGCCCGACGATTGGATCTCCCTTGAAGCTATCAAGAAGAATCCTGAGATGATCACCAAATACGGTCTCTCCAAGGACATACTTGACAAGGCTGTGCCCATCTCCATCATCGAGATGAAGGGCTACGGGGACTTCCCCGCTAAGGATATCATCGACAAGCTCGGCATCAAAGAGCCCGGCGACCCCAAGCTCCTGGACGCCAAGCACATCGTGTACAAGGATGGATTCCACACCGGAAAGATGAAGGACATCTGCGGCGAGTTCGCCGGACTCCGTGTCCAGGAGGCTCAGGAGAAGATGAAGCAGGCGATGATCGCTTCCGGTGAGGCGGATGTGTTCTACGACCTGACCGAGGAGGTCGTCTGCAGGTGCGGATCCCGTGTCCACATCAAGAGGATCGACGACCAGTGGTTCATCAACTACGCCGACCCCAAGTTCACCCAGATGACCAAGGATCACTGCAAGGACATGGAGCTCAACCCACCGGAGTGGAGCGACAACGTCTACGGTGTCCTGGACTGGTTCAGAGAGAGGGCCTGCGTCAGGCTCGGAAACTGGCTTGGAACGAAGTTCCCCTACGATGACAAATGGATCATCGAAGCCATCTCCGATTCAACACTCTACCCTGTTTACTACATCATCTCCATCTACGCCAACGAGGGAAAGATCAAGCCCGAGCAGATGACCGAGCAGTTCTTCGATTACGCCATACTAGGTAAGGGCGATGTCAAGAGCGTGTCCGACAGCACCGGAATACCCGCCGATCTCCTGGACACCATCAGGAAGGATGTCCTATACTGGTATCCCCTCGATCTCAATCTGGGAGGAAAGGAGCACATGACCGTGCACTTCCCGGCTTTCCTGATGAACCATGTGGCCATCCTCCCGCCGGAGATGTGGCCCAAGGGAATCACCGTCAATTGGTACATCACCGGAAAGAAGGACAAGTCCGGAGAGGCCAGCAAGATCTCGAAGTCCAAGGGAGGCGCTCAGCCTATCCCCGGAGCGGCGGCCAAGTACGGAGTGGACGCCATGAGGCTCTACTACGCCAATGTCGCTTCCATGTTCGTGGATGTCGAGTGGGATGAGGATACCGTCATGACCTACCGCCAGAGGGTAGACAAGCTGATGATCGCCGTGCAGGATCTCATCGCCTCAGAATCCGATTCACCCAAGTCCGACATCGATGCTTGGCTGGTCTCTAGGTTCAACAACCATCTGGTAGCCATCAGGAAGGCGATGGACAAGAACGACCTGAGGGCCATGACCACTATTGTCTACTTCGATATGTTCAACGACCTCAAGTGGTACAACAGGCGCGGAGGAAACAACAAGGAATCCATCCTGGACGCCATGAAGATCTGGATCCAGTGCATGATGCCTGTAACCCCACATGTCGCAGAGGAACTCTGGGAGCAGGCGGGATTCGAGGGACTCGTCTCAGCAGGACAGCTTCCCGAACCCGATCAGTCCAAGATGTCCGACGCAGCGGAATACGGGGAGAACCTCCTCAGGGATGCCATGTCCGACATCACCGAGATCAGGAAGATCGCGGGCATCGATGTGAAGAAGATCGTCCTCTACACTTCCGCTCAGTGGAAGAAGGATGTCATGTCCATGGCCCTTGACATGATGAAGGAAGGAAAGCTCACAATACCCGACCTCACTAAGGCCTGTATGGCCAACGAGGAACTGAGGAAGAACGGAAAGGCCGTCTCCTCTCTCGCTCAGAAGGTCGCTGTCGAATTCCAGAGGTCAACCGTCGAGCAGAAGCTCCCGCTGGTCACCACCGACGAGACCGCATTGTTCACATCGGCCGCCAAGTTCCTCTCCGAGGAGAACGGTGTGCCCGTGGAGGTCTACTCCGCAGATGCCGAGGGAATCTATGACCCGCAGGGCAAGGCCAAGGTTGCAGTGCCCGGAAGGCCAGCAATCTATCTGGAATGA
- a CDS encoding ribbon-helix-helix domain-containing protein, whose translation MSDDGTKITIRMGPEEIQMMEDFMADHDIGNRSDFIRDAIKGYIASIRAGQPQIEEGGIFVRLSDIQMDALDGLVRTGITVSGEEFIRKCLIEKIVPKNVEDESIENAFRAAQMKAVYK comes from the coding sequence ATGTCGGACGACGGGACCAAGATCACGATCAGGATGGGACCAGAGGAAATCCAGATGATGGAGGACTTCATGGCTGATCACGATATCGGAAACAGATCCGACTTCATCCGTGACGCAATCAAGGGCTACATCGCCTCCATAAGAGCCGGACAGCCCCAGATTGAGGAAGGCGGGATCTTCGTCCGCCTCAGCGACATACAGATGGACGCCCTCGATGGCCTCGTCAGGACCGGCATAACCGTGTCCGGAGAGGAATTCATCAGGAAGTGCCTCATCGAGAAGATCGTTCCCAAGAACGTCGAGGATGAGAGCATCGAGAATGCATTCAGGGCTGCCCAGATGAAAGCTGTATACAAGTGA
- a CDS encoding cell division protein FtsZ: MVYNAKNELKVAIVGVGGAGCNVVSAFTGRYGMDTIAINTDKEALHEAHADAKIYICKGVLHGQGTSGEAELGKKCADIHIEEIKEAVSGYDRVFVIAGLGGGTGTGATPVIIDAIQSLNIMTDAIAIKPFGFEGSRVEVASKGYDKIRAVCPYSIAIKNDSLIGLMSDKTLDEAYAVVNNEIMNYIEARLMDITRDNDGVSQTIDNDDGFDSFIRNSPIFAFINA, from the coding sequence ATGGTGTACAACGCAAAGAACGAACTCAAAGTAGCGATCGTAGGAGTCGGCGGCGCAGGATGCAACGTCGTCTCCGCCTTCACCGGAAGATATGGAATGGATACGATAGCTATCAATACCGACAAGGAGGCCCTTCACGAGGCACATGCTGACGCGAAGATCTACATCTGCAAGGGTGTCCTCCACGGACAGGGAACCTCAGGAGAGGCAGAGCTCGGTAAGAAGTGCGCTGACATCCACATCGAGGAGATCAAAGAGGCAGTCTCAGGCTATGACAGGGTTTTCGTCATCGCAGGACTCGGCGGAGGTACCGGAACCGGTGCCACTCCAGTGATCATCGACGCCATCCAGTCTCTGAATATCATGACCGACGCCATCGCCATCAAGCCCTTCGGATTCGAGGGAAGCAGGGTCGAGGTCGCCAGCAAGGGATACGACAAGATCAGAGCCGTCTGCCCCTACAGCATCGCGATCAAGAACGATTCGCTCATCGGACTCATGTCCGACAAGACCCTTGACGAGGCATACGCGGTCGTCAACAACGAGATCATGAACTACATCGAGGCCCGCCTGATGGACATCACCAGGGACAACGACGGTGTATCTCAGACCATCGACAATGACGATGGGTTCGACTCCTTCATCAGGAACTCTCCCATCTTCGCTTTCATTAACGCTTAA
- a CDS encoding ABC transporter ATP-binding protein: MAENAIEVSHLVKQYGDFTAVSDISFNVPRGEFMGLLGPNGAGKSTTLKAITGLLTPTSGTVTIQGVDIKDHRKALEHVGCVVETPEPYPEFTPNEFLRHVGRLYGMSKAENAIRTRDVLEEVKLWEWRDKKIGGFSKGMKQRCVLAQALLTNPEVIILDEPTSGLDPRGMIEIRTLLNNLKKRDRSLLISTHMLKEVSEMCGQVTMIRNGKAVLSGDVAKLLEHGSDSGITLEVKVLDPLTDEFVTNLSGCAGVTGYDKLGEHIVKLQFNGSTEQQADVISMAYNGGLRLLSVNEKGMDLEDLYMDLTEEVSE, from the coding sequence ATGGCAGAGAACGCTATCGAGGTCTCTCACCTTGTGAAGCAGTACGGTGATTTCACAGCGGTGTCCGACATAAGCTTCAATGTCCCTAGAGGAGAGTTCATGGGACTGCTCGGGCCCAACGGGGCCGGTAAGAGCACCACCCTTAAGGCCATCACAGGACTTTTGACTCCCACTTCGGGTACAGTGACAATACAGGGAGTAGACATCAAGGACCATAGAAAGGCCCTGGAGCATGTCGGATGTGTCGTGGAGACACCTGAACCCTATCCGGAATTCACCCCCAATGAGTTCCTCAGACATGTAGGGAGGCTCTATGGGATGAGCAAAGCCGAGAACGCCATCCGTACTCGCGATGTCCTGGAAGAGGTGAAGCTCTGGGAATGGAGGGACAAGAAGATCGGGGGTTTCTCCAAGGGAATGAAACAGAGATGTGTCCTTGCTCAGGCCCTTCTGACCAATCCAGAGGTCATTATACTGGATGAGCCTACGTCAGGTCTCGATCCCAGAGGGATGATCGAGATACGCACCCTCTTGAACAATCTGAAGAAGCGGGACCGGTCCCTTCTGATCAGCACCCATATGTTGAAAGAGGTCTCTGAGATGTGCGGGCAGGTCACCATGATACGCAACGGCAAGGCTGTCCTTTCCGGAGATGTGGCCAAACTGCTGGAGCATGGTAGCGACAGCGGCATAACCCTAGAGGTCAAGGTTCTTGATCCGCTCACAGATGAATTCGTTACCAACCTCTCAGGATGTGCCGGAGTAACAGGCTATGACAAGCTGGGAGAGCACATAGTCAAGCTGCAGTTCAACGGTAGCACCGAACAGCAGGCTGACGTCATTTCCATGGCCTACAACGGTGGTCTGAGGCTTCTGTCGGTCAACGAGAAGGGAATGGATCTCGAGGACCTCTACATGGACCTTACGGAGGAGGTGTCGGAATGA
- a CDS encoding ABC transporter permease subunit has product MSLFSKTYEEVSDGSWESSGYAATDEEAHRDTEYKAASVASQTLTFMLTELKRMSRDYGLYASIIVAFLIPVAYFLRDIIGAIDPTSGMGSILVLLTVLVSIFTANACGKQIPNEYQEKTAYMNLAMPVSRTSFALGKLFAGLTVCLGIFMLAYVLAYIMSMIIFEGSPDTDKVIQSIAYMVMGVVVFSTTAFGLSTVFTRANVLLPVVLMFFLMPIVGISIDQYLDDSVIALFPCWFPDYAVAILGGLPMSFGMFGAFSMIDILNVPVFFGIGAAWSLGMVAFGLYMVQRKQL; this is encoded by the coding sequence ATGAGCCTTTTCTCGAAGACTTATGAAGAAGTATCCGATGGATCATGGGAATCCTCCGGATATGCTGCAACCGATGAGGAGGCTCACCGCGATACCGAATACAAGGCCGCATCTGTTGCCAGTCAGACCCTGACATTCATGCTGACCGAGCTGAAAAGGATGTCCCGTGATTACGGACTCTATGCGTCCATAATCGTGGCCTTCCTGATACCGGTTGCATACTTCTTAAGGGATATCATAGGTGCGATCGACCCTACATCAGGAATGGGGAGCATACTTGTACTCCTGACCGTGCTGGTATCCATATTCACGGCCAATGCCTGCGGTAAGCAGATCCCCAACGAATATCAGGAAAAGACAGCCTACATGAACCTGGCGATGCCAGTATCTAGGACATCCTTCGCCCTCGGAAAGCTATTCGCAGGACTGACGGTCTGCCTTGGAATCTTCATGCTGGCGTATGTTCTGGCCTACATCATGTCTATGATTATATTCGAGGGCTCCCCCGATACAGATAAGGTCATCCAGTCCATCGCTTACATGGTCATGGGTGTGGTGGTGTTCTCCACTACCGCTTTCGGGCTCAGCACTGTGTTCACCCGTGCCAACGTTCTGCTCCCTGTGGTGCTGATGTTCTTCCTCATGCCAATAGTCGGGATCAGTATAGACCAATACCTGGACGACTCTGTAATCGCACTCTTCCCCTGCTGGTTCCCCGACTATGCTGTAGCCATCCTCGGAGGGCTTCCCATGTCATTCGGGATGTTCGGAGCATTCAGCATGATAGATATCCTCAATGTGCCTGTGTTCTTCGGCATAGGTGCCGCTTGGTCCTTGGGGATGGTGGCATTCGGACTCTATATGGTCCAGAGAAAACAGCTCTGA
- a CDS encoding indolepyruvate oxidoreductase subunit beta codes for MKYTVQIVGVGGQGVLLASMVLGNAAMKQGYKVAMSEVHGMAQRGGSVLSTLRFGDDVISPLEAAGCADLIMGFEPAETCRNLPLGNKDSIILMNLDPVLPSMVAAGFEEYPEIESLKQAVLAENKNLYTIDATKIAIDAGKAVAANAVMIGAVAAMKGFPIPKDALKECLLEQVPEKFRELNDKAFEMGYSAMC; via the coding sequence ATGAAGTACACCGTCCAGATCGTCGGAGTCGGAGGACAGGGAGTCCTGCTCGCCTCCATGGTGTTGGGAAACGCTGCGATGAAGCAGGGATACAAGGTCGCCATGAGCGAGGTCCACGGAATGGCCCAGAGGGGAGGAAGCGTCCTATCCACATTGCGCTTCGGTGACGATGTCATCAGCCCTCTGGAGGCAGCCGGATGCGCCGATCTCATCATGGGATTCGAGCCCGCAGAGACCTGCAGGAATCTGCCTCTCGGAAACAAGGATTCCATCATTCTAATGAACCTCGATCCAGTCCTTCCGTCAATGGTGGCGGCAGGATTCGAGGAGTATCCCGAGATAGAATCGCTCAAACAGGCCGTTCTGGCAGAGAACAAGAACCTCTATACCATCGATGCCACCAAGATCGCCATCGACGCAGGAAAGGCCGTTGCGGCCAACGCTGTGATGATCGGTGCGGTCGCCGCCATGAAGGGATTCCCGATCCCCAAGGATGCGCTCAAGGAGTGCCTTTTGGAGCAGGTCCCCGAGAAGTTCAGGGAGCTCAACGACAAGGCATTCGAGATGGGATATTCCGCGATGTGCTGA
- the iorA gene encoding indolepyruvate ferredoxin oxidoreductase subunit alpha: MPNLLAENGKQLLLGNEAITRGLIEAGTGFASTYPGTPSSEVGNILEKISSEAGMYFEFSTNEKVAMEVSAAAASSGVRSFVFMKHVGLNVAADPMMTLAYAGIRGGMLIMSADDPSCHSSQNEQDNRYYSTLALIPMMEPSTPQEAKDMVKEAFRVSEELTLPLLFRTTTRVNHARGVVELGQKAEPKTIGHFDKDVARFVNIPAYAKQNRVRLLNLYKKAQEMSEESPLNFTEGSGEIGVITSGVSYTYVCEFVKGVSILKLGFTNPLPEKKIAEFMKNKKAIIVVEELEPFLEDQVLRIAAQNSVSVKVYGKRSGHLPREWEFSPDTLKGIKELVEVQEFSEPMPKVSIVLPNRPPTLCAGCPHRGMFAAAKKAAGNTDVIYCSDIGCYTLGVQPPFQAADFIICMGGGAGAAGGFAQSTEQKAIAFMGDSTFFHAGIPPMINALFNNHKVVIVVLDNRTTAMTGHQPNPGTGRDFGGISTEAIDIKSLVEGVGVKFVREINPYDVKAATKVMKDALDFDGVAVVISKCPCPLELKKQKQLVIKAVEVHQDKCIKCYNCVRTIACPALFKSKEGQISTDPTQCIGCGMCANVCPTGAIEVKQ, translated from the coding sequence ATGCCGAATTTACTCGCTGAAAATGGCAAGCAGCTCCTTCTGGGCAACGAGGCCATCACTAGAGGATTGATCGAGGCCGGTACGGGCTTCGCATCAACGTATCCGGGTACCCCCTCATCGGAAGTGGGGAACATCCTGGAGAAGATCTCATCCGAAGCAGGCATGTACTTCGAGTTCTCGACTAACGAGAAGGTGGCCATGGAGGTATCCGCAGCCGCTGCATCCTCCGGAGTAAGGTCCTTCGTGTTCATGAAGCACGTCGGATTGAACGTTGCTGCGGATCCGATGATGACCCTGGCCTATGCTGGAATCAGAGGCGGAATGCTCATCATGTCCGCAGATGACCCTTCTTGCCACAGCTCTCAGAACGAGCAGGACAACCGTTACTATTCGACATTGGCCCTGATACCGATGATGGAACCCTCCACGCCCCAGGAGGCTAAGGATATGGTCAAGGAGGCCTTCAGGGTCTCCGAGGAGCTAACTCTCCCCTTGTTGTTCAGGACCACCACCAGGGTCAACCATGCCCGCGGTGTAGTCGAGCTCGGCCAGAAGGCAGAGCCCAAGACCATCGGCCACTTCGACAAGGATGTCGCTAGGTTCGTCAACATCCCCGCTTATGCGAAGCAGAACAGGGTCAGGCTTCTGAACCTGTACAAGAAGGCCCAGGAGATGTCTGAGGAGTCTCCCCTGAACTTCACGGAGGGCTCCGGGGAAATAGGAGTCATCACATCCGGAGTATCGTACACATACGTCTGCGAGTTCGTCAAAGGCGTCAGCATCCTCAAGCTAGGATTCACCAACCCTCTGCCTGAGAAGAAGATCGCCGAGTTCATGAAGAACAAGAAAGCAATCATCGTCGTGGAGGAGCTGGAGCCCTTCCTAGAGGATCAGGTCCTTAGGATCGCTGCACAGAACTCCGTTTCAGTCAAGGTCTACGGAAAGAGGTCCGGACATCTTCCCAGAGAGTGGGAGTTCTCCCCGGACACGCTCAAGGGAATCAAGGAACTGGTCGAGGTACAGGAATTCAGCGAGCCTATGCCCAAGGTATCGATCGTCCTTCCCAACAGGCCGCCCACACTCTGTGCCGGATGCCCCCACAGAGGAATGTTCGCAGCAGCGAAGAAGGCGGCAGGCAACACTGACGTGATCTACTGTTCAGATATCGGATGCTACACCCTCGGTGTCCAGCCCCCATTCCAGGCTGCTGACTTCATCATCTGCATGGGAGGAGGAGCCGGAGCGGCGGGAGGATTCGCGCAATCAACCGAGCAGAAAGCTATCGCATTCATGGGTGATTCCACATTCTTCCATGCGGGAATCCCACCGATGATCAATGCGCTGTTCAACAACCACAAGGTCGTCATCGTAGTCCTGGACAACCGTACGACAGCGATGACCGGCCATCAGCCCAACCCCGGAACCGGAAGGGACTTCGGAGGCATCTCCACCGAAGCCATAGACATCAAGTCATTGGTCGAGGGAGTCGGGGTCAAGTTCGTCAGGGAGATCAACCCTTACGACGTGAAGGCAGCTACAAAGGTCATGAAGGATGCCTTGGACTTCGACGGTGTCGCTGTGGTCATCTCGAAGTGCCCCTGCCCGTTGGAATTGAAGAAGCAGAAGCAACTGGTGATCAAGGCTGTGGAAGTCCACCAGGATAAATGCATCAAGTGCTACAACTGCGTCAGGACCATCGCTTGTCCGGCTTTGTTCAAGAGCAAGGAGGGGCAGATCTCCACAGATCCCACTCAATGCATAGGGTGCGGAATGTGCGCTAACGTATGCCCCACCGGAGCAATCGAGGTGAAACAATGA